One Acutalibacter muris DNA window includes the following coding sequences:
- a CDS encoding alpha/beta hydrolase, with translation MARIMCNFFSYSLGHGVDIEVTLPSFTSCNMEGERSHKLPGRFPVLYLLHGHGNDYAVWHRYTSVDRYAEEKRIAIVTFSVGNKPYSNEPGGDNFYDFLEQELPDFLENYFPISGDPKDRYIAGLSMGGYGALLHGLENPERYRAIGAFSPAVFSQKQLEENPRGLRLKDLYAVTEKALAGRKVPDLFLCIGDKDFLYGPVTEYHDFLKRVWTGARLRYDDMPGYEHEFAIWDLEVSSFLDWIPREDVFKQMGPNKV, from the coding sequence ATGGCAAGAATAATGTGCAATTTTTTCTCCTATTCCCTGGGGCATGGGGTGGATATTGAGGTGACCTTGCCCTCGTTTACCTCCTGCAATATGGAGGGAGAGCGCAGCCACAAGCTGCCGGGCAGGTTCCCGGTGCTGTACCTGCTCCATGGCCATGGCAACGACTATGCTGTTTGGCACCGCTACACCAGCGTGGACCGCTATGCCGAGGAGAAGCGGATCGCCATTGTCACGTTCTCGGTGGGAAACAAGCCCTATTCCAATGAACCGGGCGGCGACAATTTCTACGACTTCTTGGAGCAAGAGCTGCCGGACTTTTTAGAGAACTATTTTCCCATTTCCGGCGATCCGAAAGATCGCTATATTGCGGGACTGTCCATGGGAGGCTATGGAGCGCTGCTGCACGGCCTGGAGAACCCAGAAAGATACCGGGCGATTGGCGCTTTTTCTCCGGCGGTATTTAGCCAAAAGCAGCTGGAAGAAAACCCCAGGGGCCTACGGCTGAAGGACCTCTATGCGGTGACGGAAAAGGCTCTGGCAGGTAGGAAGGTGCCGGACTTGTTCCTGTGTATTGGAGATAAGGATTTTCTCTATGGCCCAGTAACGGAATATCACGACTTTTTAAAGCGAGTGTGGACCGGCGCCAGACTGCGGTACGACGATATGCCCGGCTATGAGCACGAGTTCGCCATATGGGATCTGGAGGTTAGCAGCTTCCTGGACTGGATTCCCCGGGAAGACGTTTTTAAGCAGATGGGACCCAACAAGGTTTAA
- the gtfA gene encoding sucrose phosphorylase: MKKLENKIMLITYSDSMGKDIPQLHKILKEQIGGAVGGVHLLPFFPSSGDRGFAPMTYREVDPAFGSWEDVEALSKDYYLMADYMINHISAQSEYYKDFLEKKDGSEYKDLFLRYKDFWEGGEPTDHQVDLIYKRKPRAPYVDARFADGTQEKVWCTFGEEQIDINCPSETGKKFLRENLEGLARHGIAIVRLDAFAYATKKADTNCFFVEPEVWELLEETAGIMKPFGVTILPEIHEHYSMQMKIAEKDYYVYDFALPMLLLNALYYGNSQYLKHWLEICPRKQFTTLDTHDGIGVVDVKDLLPDEEIERTKEDIFQFGANVKKVYNTAKYNNLDIYQVNCTYYSALGDDDAAYLVARTVQFFAPGIPQVYYVGMLAGKNDIELLEKTKEGRNINRHYYTEEEVRQEVQRPVVKKLLELMKFRNTCPAFDGSFELLPCGENQLHIRRQKGEEAAELRVDFAKKSYQVFAGKAGALELVDENNV; encoded by the coding sequence ATGAAGAAACTAGAAAATAAAATTATGCTCATTACCTATAGCGACTCCATGGGCAAGGACATCCCCCAGCTCCACAAGATTTTAAAGGAGCAGATCGGCGGGGCGGTGGGCGGAGTGCATCTGCTGCCGTTCTTCCCCTCCTCTGGAGACAGGGGGTTCGCGCCCATGACATATCGGGAGGTGGACCCGGCCTTTGGCAGTTGGGAGGACGTGGAGGCCCTCTCTAAGGACTACTATCTAATGGCTGACTATATGATCAACCATATCTCTGCTCAAAGCGAGTATTACAAGGACTTTCTGGAAAAGAAAGACGGCTCGGAATATAAGGATTTGTTCCTCCGCTATAAGGACTTCTGGGAGGGCGGCGAGCCGACAGACCACCAGGTGGACCTGATTTATAAGCGCAAGCCCCGTGCACCCTATGTGGACGCCCGCTTTGCAGACGGTACACAGGAGAAGGTTTGGTGTACCTTTGGCGAGGAGCAGATTGACATAAACTGTCCCTCTGAGACAGGAAAGAAGTTTTTGCGGGAGAATTTGGAGGGCTTGGCCCGCCACGGCATTGCCATTGTCCGGCTGGACGCTTTCGCCTATGCTACCAAGAAAGCGGACACTAATTGCTTCTTCGTGGAGCCGGAGGTATGGGAGCTGCTAGAGGAGACCGCCGGAATTATGAAGCCGTTTGGGGTCACCATTTTGCCGGAGATCCACGAGCACTATTCCATGCAGATGAAGATTGCGGAAAAGGATTATTATGTGTACGACTTTGCCCTGCCCATGCTGCTGCTGAACGCCTTATACTATGGGAACTCTCAATATCTGAAGCATTGGCTGGAGATCTGCCCCAGAAAGCAGTTCACCACCCTGGATACCCACGACGGCATTGGCGTGGTGGACGTAAAAGACCTGCTGCCTGACGAGGAGATCGAGCGTACGAAAGAGGATATCTTCCAATTCGGAGCCAACGTAAAAAAAGTATATAACACCGCGAAATATAACAATTTGGACATCTATCAGGTGAACTGCACCTATTACTCTGCTTTGGGCGACGACGACGCGGCATATTTGGTGGCCAGGACCGTACAGTTCTTTGCGCCTGGGATTCCTCAGGTGTATTATGTGGGTATGCTGGCAGGCAAGAACGACATTGAGCTGCTGGAAAAAACCAAGGAGGGCCGCAATATCAACCGCCACTATTATACAGAGGAGGAGGTTCGGCAGGAAGTCCAGCGCCCGGTGGTGAAGAAGCTGCTGGAGCTGATGAAGTTCCGCAACACCTGCCCGGCCTTTGACGGCTCTTTCGAGTTGCTGCCTTGCGGTGAAAATCAGCTGCATATCCGCCGCCAAAAGGGGGAGGAGGCCGCTGAGCTGCGGGTGGATTTTGCCAAAAAGAGCTACCAGGTGTTTGCCGGGAAAGCAGGTGCCCTAGAGCTGGTAGACGAAAACAACGTATAA
- a CDS encoding carbohydrate ABC transporter permease has product MITSSKAAKLIPNIVLAILTLICVIPLLLLLTASFTDEQALITNGYSFFPQKFSLASYQYIFKASQTVFRAYGITFFITLVGTACNVMMTVCLSYPLARPGLPARNIIAFLVFFTMLFNGGLVPTYIMYSQVFHIRDTIFALLIPSFLMSPFNVILMRNYFKTNIPDAIIEAAKLDGASEMKTLLEVVLPMSTPIIGTVGLMAGLAYWNDWTNGLYYLVKRTDLYSIQNVLTNMLNNIQFLKSSAQQLQGVNLEMGAIPSVGVRMAIAVIAVLPVMVVYPFIQKSFVKGIVIGGVKG; this is encoded by the coding sequence ATGATTACTTCTAGCAAGGCCGCAAAACTGATTCCAAATATTGTTTTGGCGATCCTTACCCTGATCTGCGTCATTCCACTTTTGCTGCTGCTCACGGCGTCCTTTACGGACGAGCAGGCGCTGATCACCAATGGCTATTCGTTCTTCCCCCAGAAGTTTAGCCTGGCGTCCTACCAGTACATTTTTAAGGCAAGTCAAACCGTGTTCCGTGCTTATGGGATAACGTTCTTTATCACCCTTGTAGGCACGGCCTGCAATGTAATGATGACCGTCTGCCTTTCCTACCCGCTGGCCCGGCCCGGCCTGCCTGCCAGGAATATTATTGCGTTTTTGGTATTCTTCACCATGCTGTTCAATGGGGGCTTGGTGCCTACCTATATCATGTATTCTCAAGTCTTCCATATCCGCGACACAATCTTCGCCCTGCTGATCCCGTCTTTCCTTATGAGTCCCTTTAACGTTATCCTTATGCGCAACTACTTTAAGACGAACATTCCGGATGCCATCATCGAAGCCGCCAAGCTGGACGGCGCCAGCGAGATGAAGACTCTCCTCGAGGTAGTGCTGCCCATGTCCACACCCATTATCGGTACGGTAGGACTCATGGCCGGTCTGGCTTATTGGAACGACTGGACCAACGGCCTATACTATCTGGTAAAACGCACGGACTTGTATAGCATTCAGAATGTGCTTACCAATATGCTGAACAATATCCAGTTCCTCAAGTCCTCGGCCCAGCAGCTGCAGGGTGTGAATCTGGAGATGGGTGCCATTCCCAGCGTAGGTGTACGTATGGCCATTGCCGTAATCGCGGTGCTGCCTGTTATGGTGGTGTATCCCTTTATCCAGAAATCCTTTGTAAAGGGTATTGTAATCGGCGGTGTTAAGGGCTGA
- a CDS encoding LacI family DNA-binding transcriptional regulator: MATKVGVSVTTVSRVLNNRGAISQETRDKVFQAVKELNYFPNEMARSLSNKNSHLLGLIVPYIAHPFFSKLTDSIEQASYRAGYKLMLCTSGQDPQREMESFSMLCANNVAGVMICSRIEEAASYFKNDFPIVSIERTIPDIPSVSCDNYKGGALVAREMAESGCRRVLLFGNQVSEYLPSYLRYQGFLEECGRLGLDAGTYFIGAEDLFAEGLSDDIAAVFQGGPQPDGIFATSDVLAARLINCLGSVREKLRRLVVVGFDGIDLSDYCGISTVVQPIREMGSLAVDILLQRIEGKMVPDRSVLPVAFLRRNSSGPGASVIR, encoded by the coding sequence GTGGCAACCAAAGTGGGCGTATCTGTGACAACGGTATCCCGGGTGCTGAACAACCGGGGCGCGATCAGTCAGGAGACTCGAGACAAGGTGTTCCAGGCGGTGAAAGAGCTGAACTATTTTCCCAACGAGATGGCCCGGTCGCTCTCCAACAAAAACAGCCATCTGCTGGGGCTTATTGTGCCGTATATCGCCCATCCGTTCTTCAGCAAGCTGACGGATTCCATTGAGCAGGCCAGCTACCGCGCAGGCTATAAGCTAATGCTCTGCACTTCGGGACAGGACCCTCAGCGGGAGATGGAGAGCTTTTCCATGTTATGCGCCAATAATGTGGCGGGCGTGATGATATGCAGCCGGATCGAGGAGGCGGCCAGCTATTTTAAAAACGATTTCCCTATTGTGAGCATTGAGCGGACCATTCCGGACATCCCGTCGGTTTCCTGCGACAACTACAAGGGCGGGGCGCTGGTTGCCCGAGAGATGGCAGAAAGCGGCTGTCGGCGCGTGCTGCTGTTTGGCAACCAAGTTTCAGAATATCTGCCGTCTTATCTGCGCTATCAGGGGTTTTTGGAGGAGTGCGGCCGGTTGGGGCTGGACGCCGGGACCTATTTTATCGGCGCGGAGGACTTGTTCGCGGAGGGGCTAAGCGATGATATCGCTGCGGTTTTCCAGGGAGGGCCGCAGCCGGACGGCATTTTTGCCACTAGTGACGTGCTTGCCGCCCGGCTTATCAACTGCCTGGGCAGCGTGCGGGAAAAGCTGCGGCGGCTGGTGGTGGTGGGGTTTGACGGAATCGATCTTTCCGACTACTGCGGAATTAGCACGGTGGTGCAGCCTATCCGTGAGATGGGCAGCTTGGCAGTGGATATTCTGCTGCAGCGTATTGAGGGCAAAATGGTGCCGGATCGTTCGGTGCTGCCGGTGGCTTTCCTGCGGCGGAACAGCTCCGGGCCGGGGGCAAGCGTTATTAGATAG
- a CDS encoding alpha/beta hydrolase — protein MTENIYPSAKLNCAITDTSASFDPQLPLGKEAGTALAFEGKPLPPGICVTEDGKMVLSFLAPQAASVSAEVHRQRYELEKDIDGLWTAVVEGGTGGFCPVAFYVDGAEVLNPMAPIGFGASRPINYADIPQPDRDFFLYREEVPHGSVTQEYYPSKVAGCVRSCLVYTPPGYMKGGREEYPVLYLQHGHGENEQCWVHQGRANFILDNLIAQGKAAPCIVVMNNGMVQKVEDGLRVLDIEKLTDVLLQDCLPFIESRYRVRTSKWDRAMAGLSMGSMQTSVTTLSHPELFGYAGVFSGFVASHKGRYQNSPHLAELDNKEKFEQDFKVFFRACGDTDFVALDSFKRDGELFAEKGLAPGESKAHIEKIYIGEHEWNVWRECLRDFAQLIFK, from the coding sequence ATGACCGAGAACATCTATCCATCTGCGAAACTGAACTGTGCTATCACCGACACGTCCGCCAGTTTTGACCCCCAGCTGCCTCTGGGGAAAGAGGCGGGCACTGCTCTGGCCTTTGAGGGAAAGCCTCTGCCGCCTGGAATTTGTGTAACAGAGGACGGCAAGATGGTCCTTAGCTTTCTTGCGCCACAAGCGGCTTCCGTTTCAGCAGAAGTCCACCGCCAGCGCTATGAGTTGGAGAAAGATATTGACGGCCTTTGGACCGCTGTGGTAGAGGGCGGCACAGGCGGCTTCTGCCCGGTAGCGTTCTATGTGGACGGCGCGGAGGTGCTGAACCCCATGGCACCTATCGGTTTTGGTGCGTCCAGGCCCATCAACTACGCGGACATCCCCCAGCCGGATCGGGATTTCTTCCTATACCGGGAGGAGGTGCCACACGGCTCTGTGACCCAGGAATACTACCCCTCCAAGGTGGCCGGCTGTGTCAGAAGCTGTCTGGTCTATACGCCCCCTGGCTACATGAAAGGCGGCCGGGAGGAATACCCGGTATTGTATTTGCAGCATGGCCACGGCGAGAACGAGCAGTGCTGGGTGCACCAGGGCCGAGCCAACTTCATCCTGGATAACCTGATTGCCCAAGGGAAAGCGGCGCCTTGCATTGTGGTGATGAATAACGGCATGGTGCAAAAGGTAGAGGACGGATTGCGGGTGCTGGATATTGAAAAGCTGACCGATGTACTCCTTCAGGACTGCCTTCCCTTTATCGAGTCCCGCTACCGTGTGCGTACGAGCAAATGGGACCGGGCCATGGCCGGACTTTCCATGGGTTCCATGCAGACCAGCGTTACCACGCTCAGCCATCCGGAGCTGTTTGGCTACGCAGGCGTGTTCAGCGGTTTTGTCGCTTCGCATAAGGGACGCTATCAGAACAGCCCCCACCTGGCGGAGTTGGACAATAAGGAGAAGTTTGAGCAAGATTTCAAGGTGTTCTTCCGGGCTTGCGGCGATACGGATTTTGTAGCGCTGGACAGCTTTAAGCGTGACGGGGAGTTGTTTGCAGAGAAAGGTCTGGCACCCGGTGAGAGTAAGGCCCATATCGAGAAGATTTATATTGGGGAACACGAGTGGAACGTGTGGCGGGAGTGCCTGCGGGACTTCGCGCAGCTGATCTTTAAATAA
- a CDS encoding ABC transporter substrate-binding protein, with translation MTKRIFALLLALTLVVTLFAACGGNNESSTAGGDNSTSSKNDSSEASGEDSKTSTDDGDVPTISLMVTCGATPADTADIEAALSKITREKIGCNVEIITIEIGNATQQMNLLLAGGDDTLDVFYAGIGTSFVNVASQGQAMELDSLMEPYAEEMKKALGENVYESGRINGKLYGVGRLLDQASVPCFTIRADIAEEFDYKNGDKINLEKLTELFQKVHDKYPDTPIIGPNNGAPNIGDSRVDSLGDGNKLGVLGNMGQDETVINYYESEYYTELVSYFKKWKEMGIYMPDLLNSTEAPVDFIPTGKCFGCFAGHFSAEMNGIWSSSNFGVDCASLQIYEDTVAVTPGAYGCINPATKNPEKAAGLLYLLSTDADVENLLINGIEGQHYQVLEDGTATYVDGQDITTVGWCLGYSWANQNSTLSIPFEYPADYFDQLLNANASAKQSKAFGCQFDLTGVSDAVSACTNVVNQYANPLAAGSVEDFDATLAKFQEDLKAAGIDEIIAARQEQLDEFLGK, from the coding sequence ATGACGAAACGCATTTTCGCACTCCTGCTGGCTCTGACTCTTGTTGTTACCCTGTTCGCAGCTTGTGGTGGCAACAATGAAAGCTCCACCGCCGGCGGAGACAACAGCACTTCCAGCAAGAACGACAGCTCAGAAGCTTCTGGCGAAGATTCCAAGACCAGCACGGACGACGGGGACGTTCCCACCATCAGCCTGATGGTTACCTGCGGCGCCACCCCCGCCGACACTGCCGACATTGAGGCCGCTCTCAGCAAGATTACCCGCGAGAAGATCGGCTGCAATGTGGAGATCATCACCATTGAGATCGGCAACGCGACTCAGCAGATGAACCTGCTGCTGGCTGGCGGCGACGACACCCTGGACGTTTTCTATGCCGGCATTGGCACCAGCTTTGTAAACGTAGCCAGCCAGGGCCAGGCCATGGAGCTGGACAGCCTTATGGAGCCCTATGCCGAGGAGATGAAGAAGGCTCTGGGCGAGAACGTGTACGAGTCCGGCCGCATTAACGGCAAGCTGTACGGCGTGGGCCGTCTGCTGGACCAGGCTTCTGTGCCCTGCTTCACCATCCGCGCCGACATAGCCGAGGAGTTCGACTATAAGAATGGCGACAAGATCAACCTGGAAAAGCTGACCGAGCTGTTCCAGAAGGTTCATGACAAATATCCCGACACCCCCATCATCGGGCCGAACAACGGCGCGCCCAACATCGGCGACAGCCGCGTGGACAGTTTGGGCGATGGCAACAAGCTGGGCGTGCTGGGCAATATGGGCCAGGATGAGACGGTCATAAACTACTATGAGAGCGAGTATTACACCGAGCTGGTAAGCTACTTCAAGAAGTGGAAAGAGATGGGCATCTATATGCCTGACCTGCTGAACTCCACCGAAGCCCCCGTGGACTTCATCCCCACCGGCAAGTGCTTCGGCTGCTTCGCGGGCCACTTCAGTGCCGAGATGAACGGCATCTGGTCCAGCAGCAACTTTGGTGTGGACTGCGCTTCCCTGCAGATCTATGAGGACACTGTCGCGGTAACACCCGGCGCTTATGGCTGCATTAACCCCGCCACCAAGAATCCTGAGAAAGCCGCCGGCCTGCTGTACCTGCTTTCTACCGACGCCGACGTGGAGAACCTGCTGATCAACGGCATTGAGGGCCAGCACTATCAGGTGCTGGAGGATGGCACCGCCACCTATGTGGACGGTCAGGACATCACCACGGTAGGCTGGTGCTTGGGCTACTCCTGGGCGAACCAGAACTCCACCCTCTCCATTCCCTTTGAGTATCCCGCCGACTACTTTGACCAGCTGCTGAACGCCAATGCCAGCGCCAAGCAGTCAAAAGCTTTTGGCTGTCAGTTTGACCTGACCGGTGTTTCCGACGCGGTTTCCGCTTGCACCAACGTGGTCAATCAGTATGCCAACCCCTTGGCCGCCGGTTCTGTGGAGGACTTCGACGCCACCCTGGCGAAGTTCCAGGAGGACCTGAAAGCCGCCGGCATTGACGAGATTATCGCCGCCCGTCAGGAGCAGCTGGACGAGTTCCTGGGCAAATGA
- a CDS encoding serine hydrolase domain-containing protein, whose protein sequence is MRRTEFSRVAPEAVGIPSAAVERLLDKLESGFTEPHGLMIMRHGKVCAEGWWSPYAPGLRHGLQSLTKTYAATAVGIAYTEGLLKLEDRLIDIFPEESPAEPSENLKKLTVREVLCMGCGMETMPAPSVDWLKEFLATPVVHTPGTTYMYNSVGSTVLGAIVRKLTGQGLQEYLTPRLFEKIGIAPEGVSWMRMPDGMEVGGGGLFSTTEDNLRLMKLYADGGVWEGQRILADDYVAKAISLQNESATEALGNPEAADNFVGYGFQIWLCRPAGVYRADGAMGQFSIVAPDKDMIISINETATGAHWAQKSLDIIWEFLEEVSEEGALPEDAEASSCLKNRMSRLALPAPVFAPHSDMEDAINRAWWKIESGELRWEQNAVHWMSGWQGPGGFERFRLDFQPGRCRMSYVQEGRDRAVDIATDGTRALNYVEEEGSPISRLCLNGWWSAPEVFSLAVRWVETCFEDTYRFAFSDSGVVITRENTVGGFGPANGKERIIAKRA, encoded by the coding sequence ATGCGACGGACAGAGTTTTCCCGGGTGGCGCCGGAAGCGGTGGGGATCCCCAGCGCGGCGGTGGAACGCTTGCTGGACAAGCTGGAAAGCGGCTTTACCGAACCACACGGTCTGATGATCATGCGCCATGGCAAGGTCTGCGCTGAAGGCTGGTGGTCGCCCTATGCGCCAGGACTGAGGCATGGTTTGCAGTCCCTGACCAAGACCTATGCGGCCACGGCGGTAGGCATCGCCTATACCGAGGGGCTGCTGAAGCTGGAGGACCGGCTCATTGATATTTTCCCGGAGGAGTCTCCGGCGGAGCCTAGCGAGAACCTGAAAAAGCTGACCGTGCGGGAGGTGCTGTGCATGGGCTGCGGTATGGAGACCATGCCCGCGCCCAGCGTGGACTGGCTCAAGGAGTTTCTTGCCACGCCGGTGGTCCATACTCCGGGCACAACCTATATGTATAATAGCGTAGGTTCTACAGTGCTGGGAGCCATCGTTCGCAAGCTGACCGGCCAGGGCCTACAGGAATATCTAACCCCCCGGCTGTTTGAGAAAATTGGCATAGCCCCAGAGGGCGTCAGCTGGATGCGTATGCCGGACGGCATGGAGGTAGGGGGCGGAGGGCTGTTTTCCACCACGGAGGACAATCTGCGCCTGATGAAGCTTTATGCGGACGGCGGCGTGTGGGAGGGCCAGCGGATCTTAGCAGACGATTATGTGGCAAAGGCCATCAGCCTGCAAAATGAATCCGCTACCGAAGCCCTTGGCAACCCGGAGGCTGCGGATAACTTTGTGGGCTATGGCTTCCAGATCTGGCTGTGCCGCCCTGCCGGGGTCTACCGGGCGGACGGCGCGATGGGGCAGTTTTCCATTGTGGCGCCGGATAAGGACATGATCATTTCCATCAACGAGACCGCCACGGGCGCCCATTGGGCGCAGAAGAGCCTGGACATTATTTGGGAGTTTCTGGAGGAGGTTTCGGAGGAGGGCGCGCTGCCGGAGGACGCGGAGGCCAGCAGCTGCCTAAAGAACAGAATGTCCCGGCTGGCGCTGCCCGCTCCGGTGTTCGCACCCCACAGCGACATGGAGGACGCTATCAACAGGGCTTGGTGGAAGATCGAAAGCGGAGAGCTTCGCTGGGAGCAGAACGCTGTGCATTGGATGAGCGGCTGGCAAGGCCCCGGTGGCTTTGAACGTTTCCGGCTGGACTTCCAGCCAGGCCGCTGCCGGATGAGCTATGTACAGGAGGGCCGGGACCGGGCGGTAGATATTGCCACGGACGGTACCCGGGCGCTCAATTACGTAGAAGAGGAGGGTTCACCCATTAGTCGCCTGTGCCTGAACGGCTGGTGGAGCGCCCCGGAGGTCTTTTCTCTGGCAGTGCGCTGGGTGGAGACCTGCTTTGAAGATACCTATCGATTTGCTTTTTCTGACAGTGGGGTAGTAATCACACGGGAAAATACGGTGGGCGGGTTCGGCCCGGCCAACGGCAAGGAGCGGATTATAGCCAAAAGAGCTTAA
- a CDS encoding ABC transporter permease: MAKPASSLKNRAKRQGFFAKYLPLYALMLPGLAYLVINNYMPMIGLTFAFKKINYNVGVFNSPWCGLSNFSFLFKTDDAFIIFRNTICYNLVFIILGNVVAIIIAILLEQIRTKALKLYQTCILIPYLLSITVVSYLAFAFLSSDSGFINNSILEPLGIEPISWYSTPRYWPFILVFINLWKGFGYSSILYFATLIGIDGSYYEAAVIDGASTWQQIKYVTLPCLKTTIITLVIMAIGRMFYSDFGLFYQVPMNNGMLFDVTNTIDTYVYRGLLQLNDVGRSSAAGFLQSLLGFILVMGTNLVTRKVDPDSALF, from the coding sequence ATGGCAAAACCCGCCTCCTCCTTAAAAAATAGGGCAAAACGGCAAGGCTTTTTCGCAAAATACCTGCCTCTTTACGCACTCATGCTGCCTGGGCTGGCTTATCTGGTGATAAACAACTACATGCCCATGATTGGCCTTACATTCGCTTTCAAAAAGATCAATTACAATGTGGGCGTATTTAACAGCCCCTGGTGTGGGCTGAGCAACTTCTCCTTCCTATTTAAAACGGACGACGCGTTCATTATTTTCCGCAACACCATCTGCTACAACCTGGTGTTTATCATTTTGGGAAATGTGGTCGCCATTATAATCGCCATTTTGCTGGAGCAGATCCGAACCAAGGCGCTCAAGCTCTACCAGACCTGCATCTTGATCCCCTACCTGCTCTCTATCACTGTGGTGAGCTACCTGGCCTTTGCGTTTTTAAGCTCAGACAGCGGCTTTATCAATAACTCCATTTTGGAGCCTTTGGGTATAGAGCCCATCAGCTGGTACTCTACGCCCAGATACTGGCCGTTTATTTTGGTGTTTATCAATCTGTGGAAAGGCTTCGGCTATTCCTCCATTCTATACTTCGCCACCCTCATTGGCATAGACGGCTCCTACTATGAGGCCGCGGTGATCGACGGGGCTTCCACTTGGCAGCAGATTAAATATGTGACCCTGCCTTGCCTAAAGACCACTATCATCACACTGGTCATCATGGCCATTGGCCGTATGTTCTATTCAGACTTCGGCCTGTTCTACCAGGTGCCCATGAACAATGGTATGCTCTTTGATGTGACGAATACTATCGATACATATGTGTACCGGGGGCTTTTACAGCTCAACGACGTGGGCAGGTCCTCTGCGGCGGGCTTCCTGCAGTCTTTGCTGGGCTTCATTTTGGTCATGGGGACTAACCTGGTTACCCGCAAGGTAGACCCGGACAGCGCGCTATTCTAA